A DNA window from Streptomyces sp. B21-083 contains the following coding sequences:
- a CDS encoding P-II family nitrogen regulator produces MKLITAIVKPYRLDEVKTALQELGVQGLTVTEASGYGRQRGHTEVYRGAEYQVDLVPKVRIEVVVDDGDADAAMDAIVRAARTGKIGDGKVWALPVETVVRVRTGERGPDAL; encoded by the coding sequence ATGAAGCTCATCACCGCGATCGTCAAGCCGTACCGCCTCGACGAGGTCAAGACCGCGCTCCAGGAACTCGGCGTACAGGGTCTGACCGTGACCGAGGCCAGCGGCTACGGCCGTCAGCGCGGCCACACCGAGGTGTACCGCGGCGCCGAGTACCAGGTCGACCTCGTCCCGAAGGTCCGTATCGAGGTCGTCGTCGACGACGGGGACGCCGACGCGGCGATGGACGCGATCGTCAGGGCCGCGCGAACGGGAAAGATCGGGGACGGGAAGGTGTGGGCTCTTCCGGTGGAGACGGTGGTCCGGGTTCGGACGGGCGAGCGCGGTCCCGACGCCCTCTGA
- a CDS encoding WxL protein peptidoglycan domain-containing protein: MRKPYVLLALPMFLLAALGTSLLTSAPARAADNGSWSVFPVASAVAQRPYFYLSADPGTSVKDKVAVTNKTGKPLTFRLYAADAYNTVRDGGFAVRTLTEKQRGVGAWARPAKSRVTVPPHRSVTVPFTLKVPEGAEPGDHVGALVALDERIDTGDGSLALGVQRAVGARIYLRVNGPAVSAIAVERVRISHHQPLVPGLGDSTATISYTLHNTGNVTLDPRVEVRAEGLFGRTLLARDLTKIPSELLPGQRVRLTEPWHDAPQLDWGDVTLTATAKDTRESANVSFFALPWLMAVVVVVFGAVGSVLGVRWFRGRRDRARPSEPGPPSPPEEPTPSRPRSFPFARP; encoded by the coding sequence ATGCGTAAGCCGTACGTCCTTCTCGCGCTCCCCATGTTCCTGCTGGCAGCGCTCGGCACGTCACTTTTGACGTCCGCCCCCGCCCGAGCCGCCGACAACGGCAGCTGGTCGGTCTTCCCCGTCGCCTCGGCGGTGGCACAGCGCCCGTACTTCTACCTCTCCGCCGATCCCGGTACGTCCGTCAAGGACAAGGTGGCCGTCACCAACAAGACCGGCAAACCGCTCACCTTCCGGCTGTACGCGGCCGACGCCTACAACACCGTCCGCGACGGCGGGTTCGCCGTACGGACCCTCACCGAGAAGCAGCGCGGCGTCGGCGCCTGGGCGCGGCCCGCGAAGTCCCGGGTCACCGTCCCCCCGCACAGGTCGGTCACCGTGCCCTTCACGCTCAAGGTGCCCGAAGGGGCCGAACCCGGCGACCACGTGGGCGCGTTGGTCGCCCTCGACGAACGGATCGACACCGGCGACGGTTCCCTCGCACTCGGGGTGCAGCGGGCGGTCGGGGCGCGGATCTATCTGCGGGTGAACGGGCCGGCCGTCTCCGCGATCGCCGTCGAGCGGGTCAGGATCAGCCACCACCAGCCCCTCGTCCCCGGCCTCGGCGACAGCACCGCCACGATCTCCTACACCCTCCACAACACCGGGAACGTCACCCTCGACCCCCGGGTGGAGGTGCGGGCCGAGGGCCTGTTCGGCCGTACGCTGCTCGCCCGCGACCTCACCAAGATCCCCTCCGAGCTGCTGCCCGGCCAACGGGTCAGGCTCACCGAACCCTGGCACGACGCACCCCAACTCGACTGGGGCGACGTCACGTTGACGGCGACAGCCAAGGACACCCGCGAGTCGGCGAACGTGTCCTTCTTCGCGTTGCCGTGGCTCATGGCGGTGGTCGTTGTGGTGTTCGGCGCGGTCGGGTCAGTGCTGGGGGTCAGATGGTTCAGAGGGCGTCGGGACCGCGCTCGCCCGTCCGAACCCGGACCACCGTCTCCACCGGAAGAGCCCACACCTTCCCGTCCCCGATCTTTCCCGTTCGCGCGGCCCTGA
- a CDS encoding helix-turn-helix transcriptional regulator, which translates to MNRAELADFLRHGRARLEPSAVGLAPGARRRTPGLRREEVASLAGMSVDYYTRLEQSRGPHPSRQMLTALARALRLTDDERDHLFHLAGEEPPRRESVPQHVRPGLLLILDRLHDTPAQVVTDCGEVLAQNAMASALTGDASARPPRERNLLRRFFLDPAARTLFPPEDFAEHARAHVANLRAVAAARPDDPVPRALVAELRAGSAEFARLWEAHEVAVRRAATKRFVHPVVGLLELDCEIMLAHDHRQLLIVHTARPGTESYERLRLLRVVGLQDLSPHGR; encoded by the coding sequence GTGAACCGAGCCGAACTCGCAGACTTCCTGCGCCATGGGCGTGCCCGTCTGGAGCCCTCGGCGGTGGGACTCGCGCCCGGCGCCCGCCGCCGTACGCCCGGTCTGCGCCGCGAGGAGGTGGCGTCGCTCGCCGGTATGTCGGTGGACTACTACACGCGCCTGGAGCAGTCCCGGGGTCCGCACCCGTCCCGCCAGATGCTGACCGCCCTGGCCCGCGCCCTGCGCCTCACCGACGACGAACGGGACCACCTCTTCCACCTGGCGGGCGAGGAGCCGCCCCGGCGCGAGAGCGTGCCCCAGCATGTGCGGCCGGGGCTGCTGCTGATCCTCGACAGGCTGCACGACACCCCGGCACAGGTGGTCACCGACTGCGGGGAGGTGCTGGCGCAGAACGCGATGGCGAGCGCCTTGACGGGGGACGCGTCGGCCCGTCCACCCCGGGAGCGCAACCTCCTGCGCCGGTTCTTCCTGGACCCGGCCGCCCGGACACTGTTCCCGCCGGAGGACTTCGCCGAGCACGCCCGAGCCCACGTGGCGAACCTGCGAGCGGTCGCCGCGGCCCGGCCCGACGATCCGGTACCCAGGGCGCTGGTGGCCGAACTCCGAGCGGGGAGCGCGGAGTTCGCGCGGCTGTGGGAGGCGCACGAGGTGGCGGTGCGGCGGGCCGCGACGAAGCGGTTCGTGCATCCGGTGGTGGGGCTGCTGGAACTCGACTGCGAGATCATGCTGGCGCACGACCACCGCCAACTACTGATCGTCCACACGGCCCGCCCGGGCACGGAGTCGTACGAACGCCTGAGACTGCTGCGGGTGGTGGGACTACAGGACTTGTCACCGCACGGGAGATGA
- a CDS encoding ammonium transporter encodes MNLAAARIDTGDTAWLLAATALVLLMTPGLALFYGGMVRTKSVLNMLMMSFVSIALVTVVWLAAGYSLAFGDDIGGGFIGGLKHAGMAGLGPDSVQGTVPTLLFATFQLTFAVITAALVSGAVADRAKFGAWLVFVPVWALLVYVPVAHWVWGPGGWILDHLGALDFAGGLPVEITSGASGLALCLVLGPRLGFKRDAMRPHNLPMVMLGAGLLWFGWFGFNAGSALGANGLAAAAFLNTLTAGCTGLLGWLFVEQRRDGHPTTLGAASGAVAGLVAITPSCGSVSLLGALVVGLAAGVVCSYAVGWKFRLNYDDSLDVVGVHLVGGVIGTLLIGVFATESMTGGAEGLLYGGGLGQLGRQAVAVLAVGAYAFAVTYGIGKAIDKIMGFRASEDEEHTGLDLTVHAETAYDHGVLGHGAPVSSAAHSSHSSAQKVKSQE; translated from the coding sequence GTGAACCTGGCCGCTGCCCGGATCGACACCGGCGACACCGCCTGGCTGCTCGCCGCCACCGCCCTCGTGCTCCTCATGACCCCGGGCCTGGCCCTCTTCTACGGCGGCATGGTCCGTACGAAGAGCGTGCTCAACATGCTGATGATGAGTTTCGTGTCGATCGCCCTGGTCACGGTGGTGTGGCTGGCCGCCGGCTACTCCCTCGCGTTCGGGGACGACATCGGCGGCGGATTCATCGGCGGGCTGAAACACGCGGGGATGGCCGGGCTCGGGCCCGACAGCGTGCAGGGCACTGTGCCCACCCTCCTCTTCGCCACCTTCCAGCTCACCTTCGCGGTCATCACCGCCGCCCTGGTCAGCGGCGCGGTCGCCGACCGGGCGAAGTTCGGGGCGTGGCTGGTCTTCGTACCCGTGTGGGCACTGCTCGTATACGTTCCCGTCGCGCACTGGGTGTGGGGCCCGGGCGGCTGGATTCTCGACCATCTCGGCGCCCTCGACTTCGCCGGCGGCCTGCCCGTCGAGATCACCTCCGGCGCCTCCGGGCTCGCCCTCTGCCTGGTCCTCGGCCCGCGTCTCGGCTTCAAACGAGATGCGATGCGACCGCACAACCTTCCCATGGTCATGCTGGGCGCCGGTCTGCTCTGGTTCGGCTGGTTCGGGTTCAACGCGGGTTCCGCGCTCGGCGCCAACGGGCTGGCCGCCGCCGCCTTCCTCAACACCCTCACCGCCGGCTGCACCGGCCTCCTCGGCTGGCTCTTCGTCGAACAGCGCCGCGACGGTCACCCCACGACCCTGGGCGCGGCCTCCGGCGCGGTCGCCGGTCTGGTGGCCATCACGCCCTCCTGCGGGTCGGTCTCCCTCCTCGGCGCGCTGGTCGTCGGGCTCGCGGCGGGAGTGGTGTGCTCGTACGCCGTCGGGTGGAAGTTCCGGCTCAACTACGACGACTCCCTCGACGTCGTCGGTGTCCACCTCGTCGGCGGAGTCATCGGCACGCTGCTGATCGGCGTGTTCGCCACGGAGTCCATGACCGGCGGGGCCGAGGGGCTGCTGTACGGGGGCGGGCTCGGCCAGTTGGGCAGGCAGGCGGTCGCCGTGCTGGCCGTGGGGGCGTACGCCTTCGCCGTCACGTACGGAATCGGGAAGGCGATCGACAAAATCATGGGGTTCCGGGCGAGCGAGGACGAGGAGCACACCGGCCTCGACCTTACGGTGCACGCCGAGACGGCATACGATCACGGCGTCCTGGGCCACGGCGCCCCGGTGTCGTCCGCCGCACACTCCTCCCACTCCTCCGCGCAGAAGGTCAAGAGCCAGGAATGA
- a CDS encoding NAD-dependent epimerase/dehydratase family protein, with protein MLTLVTGTTGEVGRRFLPRLLAQRRPGERVRILVREAARAERFAELGAEVVVGDLRDTETLGKAVAGVDAVVNVAASFRGVPDEEAWAVNRDAAVELGRAALAAGVGRFVQVSTQLVYGSGRGRPLVEEDESRPGGEMWGAYCESKVAAERELLALEGMDVCVGRLPFVYGEGDPHLAQSLMWAAHWASAQRLQMVHHADVAQGLLRILHAPGIAGRIYNIGDHAPVTAVELHQLNGVAVPAELYENTDPDPWFGIVSTDRIRRELGFRPLYPSVYAARDAGAL; from the coding sequence ATGCTGACACTGGTGACGGGTACGACGGGCGAGGTCGGCCGGCGCTTTCTGCCGAGGCTGCTGGCGCAGAGGCGGCCCGGGGAGAGGGTGCGGATCCTGGTGCGGGAGGCGGCGCGGGCGGAGCGGTTCGCAGAGCTGGGCGCCGAGGTCGTGGTCGGGGACCTGCGTGACACGGAGACGCTCGGCAAGGCGGTCGCCGGGGTGGACGCGGTCGTGAACGTCGCGGCGTCCTTCCGGGGAGTACCGGACGAGGAGGCGTGGGCCGTCAACCGGGACGCGGCGGTGGAACTGGGCCGTGCCGCACTGGCCGCCGGGGTGGGACGGTTCGTACAGGTCAGTACGCAGTTGGTGTACGGCTCCGGACGGGGGCGCCCGTTGGTCGAGGAGGACGAGAGCCGGCCCGGCGGTGAGATGTGGGGCGCCTACTGCGAGTCGAAGGTGGCGGCCGAACGCGAACTGCTCGCGCTGGAGGGCATGGACGTATGCGTCGGCCGGCTCCCCTTCGTCTACGGGGAGGGCGATCCGCACCTCGCCCAGTCGTTGATGTGGGCCGCGCACTGGGCCTCCGCCCAGCGGCTGCAGATGGTCCACCACGCGGACGTCGCCCAGGGCCTGCTCCGCATCCTGCACGCACCGGGCATCGCCGGCCGGATCTACAACATCGGCGACCACGCCCCCGTCACGGCGGTCGAACTGCATCAGCTCAACGGGGTGGCGGTTCCCGCCGAACTCTACGAGAACACCGACCCCGACCCGTGGTTCGGAATCGTCTCCACCGACCGCATCCGCAGGGAACTCGGCTTCCGCCCGCTCTACCCCAGCGTCTACGCGGCCCGGGACGCCGGAGCCCTCTGA
- the era gene encoding GTPase Era, whose amino-acid sequence MGAMSVRTPSSEPSEPSVASQSSAAHRAGFACFVGRPNAGKSTLTNALVGQKVAITADQPQTTRHTVRGIVHRPDAQLILVDTPGLHKPRTLLGERLNDVVRTTWAEVDVIGFCLPANEKLGPGDRFIAKELAAIKKTPKIAIVTKTDLVEGKALAEQLIAIDQLGRELGFEWAEIVPVSAVADKQVDLLADLLVPLLPEGPALYPEGDLTDEPEQVMIAELIREAALEGVRDELPHSIAVVVEEMIPREDRPADKPLLDIHAFVYIERPSQKGIVIGPKGKRLKDVGIKSRKQIEALLGTPVFLDLHVKVAKDWQRDPRQLRKLGF is encoded by the coding sequence ATGGGCGCCATGAGTGTCCGTACCCCGTCATCCGAGCCGTCCGAGCCGTCCGTCGCGTCGCAGTCCTCGGCCGCGCACCGCGCCGGTTTCGCCTGCTTCGTGGGCCGCCCCAACGCGGGCAAGTCCACCCTCACGAACGCTCTGGTCGGCCAGAAGGTGGCGATCACCGCGGACCAGCCACAGACCACGCGGCACACGGTACGGGGCATCGTGCACCGCCCTGACGCGCAGCTGATCCTGGTCGACACCCCGGGGCTGCACAAGCCGCGCACGCTGCTGGGTGAGCGCCTGAACGACGTGGTGCGGACGACGTGGGCCGAGGTCGACGTCATCGGCTTCTGCCTCCCGGCGAACGAGAAGCTCGGCCCCGGTGACCGTTTCATCGCCAAGGAACTGGCGGCGATCAAGAAGACGCCGAAGATCGCGATCGTGACGAAGACCGACCTGGTCGAGGGCAAGGCGCTGGCCGAGCAGCTCATCGCGATCGACCAACTCGGCCGGGAGCTGGGGTTCGAGTGGGCGGAGATCGTGCCGGTCTCGGCGGTCGCCGACAAGCAGGTGGACCTGCTGGCCGACCTGCTCGTTCCGCTGCTGCCCGAGGGGCCGGCGCTCTATCCGGAGGGTGACCTCACGGACGAGCCGGAGCAGGTCATGATCGCGGAGCTGATCCGGGAGGCGGCGCTGGAGGGGGTACGCGACGAGCTTCCCCACTCGATCGCGGTCGTGGTCGAGGAGATGATCCCCCGCGAGGACCGCCCCGCCGACAAGCCGCTGCTCGACATCCACGCGTTCGTCTACATCGAGCGGCCGAGCCAGAAGGGCATCGTCATCGGCCCGAAGGGCAAGCGGCTCAAGGACGTCGGCATCAAGAGCCGCAAGCAGATCGAGGCGCTGCTGGGTACGCCGGTCTTCCTGGACCTCCATGTGAAGGTCGCGAAGGACTGGCAGCGGGATCCTCGCCAGCTGCGGAAGCTGGGGTTCTGA